AACTTTGTCATCCACTCCGCTATGAAATGTGACCAAGGAAAACCAAAATAGTATCGTCTTGACGATGTTCGGCTATGAGTGTGGCAGGTTACCTACTTTTCTGAGTCATGTATTATTGTTTTTGAATCATGAGCGATATGCTCGTTGCTACATCAGTATGCGCGATTGATTTTCCTGTTTTTAGTTATACAATGCTTGTAACACGTTAAAAATGAGTTGTTTTCATGTTTTTTGTGAGTCATGTGTTATCAATATTGACTCATGAGTCATGCATTCTTTCTGTGCTTATCAGAATATTTGAGATAAGCATATTATGAATTTTTAACTAAAACAAAAGAAGCATGAAACGAAAGACTATTACTCATTCGCTGCACCACTGTGTGCAGGCCACAATGAAAGGACTGCTGGCACTGAGTGTGCTGGTGTTGGCCGTGACGACCGTCCAGGCGCAGACTACCGTCAGTTCATTAAGTCAATTGATCCCCTATCTGGATGACGACAATGTCAACGTCAAACTCGCCCCTGGCACGTATAGTGTGACAGCCAATGATGTGAGTACTGGGGCTATTGGCAAGTACTGGCAAGGCACGACTCACCTAGGCAATTCTTTCAATGTTTTCCTCTTTGAAGGAGACAACAGCACGTATGATTTTACAGGTGTCACGATCAACATCGAAACCGAAACAGCACAGTCTGTAGGCAATGTGGATTTTCATGAGTTTCGTGTCATAGGTAGTGATAACGTAATACTGAACCTGACAGTAGTCGATGATGGTTCGGTGAATGATCAGCCTACCAAAAGAGCGACAAATGTAGTACTCGATGGTGCCAATAACCGATTGGAGGGATGTCATTTTACGGTGAGGGGTTCTTACCCATATGGCTATGGAGATATTTTTGGCAAGGGTGGAAGTAATGTCATTGCCCACAATAAGCGTAGCGCTTGTTTGATTAGAGGAAATTCCAACCATGTGAAGAACTCTACTTTTATCTGTCGCTCGTATGGACACGGTATATTTTTTCAGGGAGCGAATGATCCGATCGTAGAAGGCTGCTATGTAGAAGGAGAATTGCGGTCTACCAATGAAGTATTGGCAGAGGAAGGTTCGGGAAGCCCTGCTGACAATGTCGACTTTCAAACGATATGGGGCTTTAATTTGAATGACATCACTGGCAACTATTATTTCAGTTTGCAAGAAGACGGCATCCGATCTTACAATGCAGGGGAGACTGTCATAGATGGTGTGGAATACGACCGAGGGGTAACTAACGCCACAGTACTGAACAGTACAGTAGTCAAGATGCGCTCAGGCGTGACGATCGGATGGGCATCAGGGACCAAATATGTAGAGAACTGCACGGTACTGGCATGCGAAACAGGCTATTGGGTAGGAGCCAACACCAATGTGGTGAATTGCGATGGTGACGCTTCTATCGGCGCGCTGCTATCAGAAGATGTCGCTAGAAGTAACTCCAACATTGAAATCACACTTTTGGACAATCATGTCACCCCATTGAGCGGTGAAGTAACAGCCATTTATTTTGCAGGTACAGATCATGAGGTCACAATTCACGATGGGACCACTTCTACGATGAGCAATATCGATATTCTCATCGGTGGTCAGCGAAAAGCCCATCGGTTCATGACTGGCAATGGTTCTACCACCGAAGGTTACTATCACAACGCAAACAATATCACCTTTACCAACAATACCAACTATGCCATCGTGGTGGGAGACAAAGCCACGAATACCGATATCACTACTTGTGGCACGGTCACAGACAATGGTACAGGTACTTCGGTAAATTACCAAACTTGCACCAACGACAATATAGCACTTGGTAAAAGCACTTCGCAATCCTCTACCGCGCATGGAGGGCTCTCTTCCCGAGCAGTAGATGGCAATACGAGTGGGGTATGGTCTCATGGCTCAGTCACGCATACCAACGCAGAATCGAACCCATGGTGGGAAGTAGACCTGCGAGGTACCTATGAGGTCGATGAGATTGTTTTGTACAATCGGACCAACTGCTGTATGGATCGGCTGAGCAACTTTACCGTCTCGGTGATGAATGGTAGCACGACTACCTGGAGTCAGACCTACAGTGCCTACCCTAATCCATCGCAGACCATCCAAGTAGGCGGGGCACAGGGCGAAACAGTGCGTGTACAACTCAACGGTTCTAGCAACCCATTGTCTTTGGCTGAGGTGCAGGTATATGGTACAGTCGCCTCTACTGTTGGTGGAGATTTTCAGTTGGTCAAAAGGAACGCAACGGGTTTTGCTATCGATGGCGGTGGCAACAGCGGTGCAGAGGGCCGGAGTGTAGAGTTGTACACTTATGTGCAGCACGATAACATGACCTGGACAGAAATCTCACGAGGAGGTGGGTATTATTCTTACCAAAAGTTGAATAGCACAGTTTGTATCGATGGCGGTAGCGGAGGGACCAATGGTCAGGATGTAACGCTCGAGACTTGCAATGCCAATGATTTCAACCAGCACTGGCTGAAAATAGACGCTGGCAATGGACATTACAGGCTAGAAAAACGCGGTACCAACTTCTCTCTTGATGGTGGAAATAATGGCGCAATAGACCAGAATGTATATCTATGGACATCAAGCACAACCAATCAAAATCAGCAGTGGAGGTTTGATGATGTCAGTGCTGGTGCAAGATTACGAGATGAGCCTCTGGATGAGTTGGCGTCTAGCGCATTCAGTTTTTATCCCAATCCAGTAAGTTCCAGACTGACGGTGCAATTGGGAGAAAGTAACTACCAACAATTCGTGATCTACAATGTCAACGGCATGGTGGTGAATCAAGGCAAGGTAGCGGATGATATGAGTAAGCTGACGATAGACATGGATCATCTTGATGCTGGTCTGTACGTACTCAAACTCAGCGGAAACAATGCCAGTAGAAGCATGAGAATCATAAAGGAGTAATTAAAAAAATTATTGAATAAATAATCTCTAACTTAAATCTATTCAAAATGAAAGAACTATTTCTTTTGACCGCATTGGCGCTATGCCTAATGTGGTCTCATCAGTCAAATGCCCAAACATATGTAGGGCATGATTTTAATGGAGACTTTGGTCCATTTGAGCGTACATACTCATCAATGTCTAACAGGGTAAACTTTGTAAGCAATCGTATTCAATGTGATTGGTGGGAGGGGTTGTATGATGGTGGCAACACTTCCAAAAAATCAGAATTCAGGATTGATAATAATGATTGGACATATACCCAGGAATTCTGGACAGGGTTTTGGATGAAAATTCACACCAATACATTTGCAAATAGCTCCAATACAGAAATGAGTGTGTTTCAGATTTGGGGTTTTAGACCGGATGGCGCTGCAAACCATTATGTTCATCTTGAATATAATAGTGACG
The DNA window shown above is from Reichenbachiella sp. 5M10 and carries:
- a CDS encoding RICIN domain-containing protein, whose protein sequence is MKRKTITHSLHHCVQATMKGLLALSVLVLAVTTVQAQTTVSSLSQLIPYLDDDNVNVKLAPGTYSVTANDVSTGAIGKYWQGTTHLGNSFNVFLFEGDNSTYDFTGVTINIETETAQSVGNVDFHEFRVIGSDNVILNLTVVDDGSVNDQPTKRATNVVLDGANNRLEGCHFTVRGSYPYGYGDIFGKGGSNVIAHNKRSACLIRGNSNHVKNSTFICRSYGHGIFFQGANDPIVEGCYVEGELRSTNEVLAEEGSGSPADNVDFQTIWGFNLNDITGNYYFSLQEDGIRSYNAGETVIDGVEYDRGVTNATVLNSTVVKMRSGVTIGWASGTKYVENCTVLACETGYWVGANTNVVNCDGDASIGALLSEDVARSNSNIEITLLDNHVTPLSGEVTAIYFAGTDHEVTIHDGTTSTMSNIDILIGGQRKAHRFMTGNGSTTEGYYHNANNITFTNNTNYAIVVGDKATNTDITTCGTVTDNGTGTSVNYQTCTNDNIALGKSTSQSSTAHGGLSSRAVDGNTSGVWSHGSVTHTNAESNPWWEVDLRGTYEVDEIVLYNRTNCCMDRLSNFTVSVMNGSTTTWSQTYSAYPNPSQTIQVGGAQGETVRVQLNGSSNPLSLAEVQVYGTVASTVGGDFQLVKRNATGFAIDGGGNSGAEGRSVELYTYVQHDNMTWTEISRGGGYYSYQKLNSTVCIDGGSGGTNGQDVTLETCNANDFNQHWLKIDAGNGHYRLEKRGTNFSLDGGNNGAIDQNVYLWTSSTTNQNQQWRFDDVSAGARLRDEPLDELASSAFSFYPNPVSSRLTVQLGESNYQQFVIYNVNGMVVNQGKVADDMSKLTIDMDHLDAGLYVLKLSGNNASRSMRIIKE